Within the Burkholderia ubonensis genome, the region TCTGAACAGTGAATCAAGCTGCGCGGCCTTCTCCCGCCCCGCCGCTTTGCCTAGACTAGCCGTCGTACCCCCATCCCCCAGGAGACACGATGAATCCGGTTCCCGCGTACACGTCCGACGCCGACGTCGGCCACTATGTCGACGGCGCGCCCGCGGCCGGCCGCAGCGGCCGCTTCCAGGACGTCCTCAATCCGGCGCTCGGCCGCGCGGTGCGCCGCGTCGCGCTCGCCGACGGCAGCGAAGTGGCGCAGGCCGTCGCGTCGGCCCATGCCGCGTTCCCGGCCTGGGCCGCCACGCCGCCGATCCGCCGCGCGCGCGTGCTGCACCGCTTCCTGCAGCTGATGAACGAGCACCGCGACACGCTCGCGGCGATCATCACTGCCGAGCACGGCAAGGTGTTCTCCGACGCGCAAGGCGAAGTCGCGCGCGGCATCGACATCGTCGAATTCGCATGCGGCATTCCGCAGCTCCTGAAGGGCGACTACACCGACCAGGTCAGCACCGGCATCGACAACTGGACGATGCGCCAGCCGCTCGGCGTCGTCGCGGGCATCACGCCGTTCAACTTCCCGTGCATGGTGCCGTGCTGGATGTTCCCGGTCGCGATCGCGACGGGCAACACGTTCGTGCTGAAGCCGAGCGAGCGCGACCCGTCGGCGGCGCTGTTCATCGCCGACCTGCTCACGCAGGCCGGCCTGCCCGCCGGTGTGTTCAACGTCGTGCAGGGCGACAAGGGCGCGGTCGACGCACTGCTCGACCACCCGGACGTGCAGGCGGTCAGCTTCGTCGGCTCGACGCCGATCGCGGCCTACGTGCAGCAGCGCGCCGTGCAGACGGCCAAGCGCGTGCAGGCGCTCGGCGGCGCGAAGAACCATCTCGTCGTGATGCCCGATGCGAACCTCGAGCAGGCCGTCGACGCGCTGATCGGCGCAGCGTACGGTTCGGCCGGCGAACGCTGCATGGCGATCAGCGTCGCGGTGCTGGTCGGTGACGTGGCCGACCGGATCGTGCCGGCCATCGCCGAGCGCGCGCGCAAGCTGGTGATCGGCGACGGCATGTCGCCCGAGGTCGAGATGGGCCCGATCGTCACCGGCGACGCGCTGAAGCGCATCGAGGGCTATATCGAGCAAGGTGTGAACGAAGGCGCGCAACTGGTGGTCGACGGCCGCGGGCTCAGCGTGCCGGGCCGCGAGCAAGGCTTCTTCACCGGCGGCACGCTGTTCGACCACGTGACGCCCGACATGCGGATCTACAAGGAAGAAATCTTCGGGCCGGTGCTCGGCTGCGTGCGCGTGAAGGATTTCGCCGAAGCGGTCGCGCTGATCAACGCGCACGAGTTCGGCAACGGCGTGTCGCGCTTCACGAGCGACGGCGGCATCGCGCGCGAATTCGCGCGGCGCATCCAGGTCGGCATGGTCGGCATCAACGTGCCGATTCCGGTGCCGATGGCGTGGCACGGCTTCGGCGGCTGGAAGAAGAGCCTGTTCGGCGACATGCACGCGTACGGCGAGGAAGGCGTGCGCTTCTATACGCGCCAGAAGTCGGTGATGCAGCGCTGGTCGTCGAGCATCGGCAAGGGTGCGGAATTCGCGATGCCGACCGCGAAGTAAGCCGGCCGGTGCGCCCTCCGCCGCTGCGTCCGGCGGACGGCGCGCGGCGCACCGGCAATCGGAATCAACCGGCTTTCGTGCCGTGCGCGCCGTCGGCGGTCGGCAGGTACGACAGCTCGAGCCGGTACGCGAGCGCGACGAACAGGCTCTGCGCGAGGCCCATCGTCGCGGTCAGCGCGCGGAAGCCGAACGTCGCGCTCTCCTCCACCATCAATGTGACTTCCGCGTCCCGCGCGATCGGGCTCATCCGGCTGTCGGTGATCGCGATCAGGCGCGCGCCGCGCTGCACGGCCTGCTGCGCGACCTGCACCGTCTCCTCCGCATACGGCATGAACGAGATCACGATCATCACGTCGCCCTTGCGCACCGAGCGGATCTGCCCGAGATGCATGCTGCCGAGCGCGCTGAACAGCCCGATGCGCTTGTCGGTGTGCTGCAGCGCATAGTCGAGATACACGGCGATCGGAAACGCGCGACGCGAGCCGGCGATCCAGATCGCCTGCGTGTCGGCGAGCAGGTCGACGGCCTGCGCGAGCGCCTGCGGGTCGAGCGTCTGCCGCAACTGCTGCATCCCGGCAATGCTGCCCTTGATGAATTCGTCGGCGATCTGCTCGGGCTGCAGGCTCGACGAACCCGATTCGATCACGTCGCGCAGCCGCAGGCTGTATGCACGGCCCGGCGCGATCTGCTGCGCGAGCCCTTCGCGGAACAGCCGCTGCATCTCGGAGAAGCCGGAGAAGCCGAAATGCTTCGCGAAGCGCACGACGGCCGACGGCTGCACGCCGCATTCCTCCGCGAGCGACTGGATGCCTTCCAGACCGAGCTGGTCGCGATGCGTTTCCACGTGGCGCGCGATGACCTTGAGACGATTGCTGAGGCCGTCGTACTCGTGCGTCAGACGCTGCAGGAACTGCTCGACGGTGGCGGGAGGTTTCTCGGATGAACTCATCGGATAGCGCGAAGTTGACGGCCCCGTTGCTCTCGCGCGCACTGCCGGCGCGCGGCCCGGGACTCACCTGTAACCATGCATGAAGGGCGAATTTAATCACGTTTGCGGCGCGGCCCGCGCCGCGCGCTCGCTCCCACGCGCTCGATCATCGCTTGTACACGCTCCACGGCAAGACTGACAACGATTGTCCGACGCGCCGGCGGCAGCGTAAAGATCAGGGTGTCTACCGATGCCGGCGGCCGTTGCGGCGCGTGACGGATACGCTGCCGCCGCGGGCCTGCGACGGTCACCGATAGTCGACCCACACGCCGCCCGCGTCGGCGGAACGCACGCAGTGCTCGACCCATCGTACGCCCTCCGCGCCCGCGTGGACGTCCGGAAAGCGGATCCGCTTCAGCGCGGCCGTATCGCCGCGGTCGGCCGCGTCCATCGCGAGCGCGAAGCGCGCGTAGAGATTCGACCAGGCCTCGAACAGCCCTTCCGGATGCCCGGCGCCGATGCGGTCTTCGCGCGTCGCGTTCGGATGCAGGTACGGCATCCCGCGATCGAGCACCTGCGCGGGCTGCCCCTGGATCTCGTAGCGCAACTGGTTCGGATGTTCGTCCCACCATTCGACGCTCGCCTTCGAACCGATCACGCGCACCTTCTGTCCGTGCATCGAGCCCGCGTTCACCGCGCTCGACCACACGTAGCCGATCGCGCCCGTGTCGTATTCCATGATCGTGAACGCGTTGTCCTCGAGCGGCGCGCGGCTCTTCACGAAGCTCTGCCGCGAGCACATCAGCCGTTTGATCTTCAGTTCCGGCGCCATCACTTCGGAGATGTACAGCGGATGCGTGCCGATGTCGCCGAGCACGTAGCTCGGCCCCGCGAACTTCGGGTCGACGCGCCAGCGCGCGGCCGCGCTCGCGGCTTCGACGCCCTCGCTGTGAAAGCCGTGCGCGAACTGCATCTGCACGATGCGGATCTCGCCGAGATCGCCGCGCGCGATCATCTCGCGCGCCTGCTCGATCATCTGGTGTCCGGAATAGCCGTACGCGACGCCGACGATGCGGTTCTTCTCGACCGACAGCCGCTGCAGCGCCTCGGCCTCCTCGGTCGTGAAGCACAGCGGCTTCTCGCACACGACGTGCAGCCCCGCGTTCAGCGCCGCGCGGCAAATTTCGAAGTGCGTGTTGTTCGGCGTCGCGATCGACACCGCGCGGATGCCGTCCGCGCGCTTCGCCTCGGCGTCGAACATCGTCCGGTAGTCGGGATAGCAGCGGTCCGCGTCGACACCGAGCTTCACGCCGAACTGCCGGCCACGTTCGGCATCGATGTCGAACGCGCCGGCAACGAGCTGGAAGCTGCCGTCGCGCAACGCGGCCGACCGGTGGCTGTAGCCGATCTGGCTGCCGAGCCCGCCGCCGACCATGCCCCAGCGAATCGAATGTCCGAGCAGAATCTGTCCGTCGATCATGATTGTCGTGTTCCTGTCCGTGTTCTTGTGCTGAAGCGCGGTGAGCCGGGCACGACACTGCGGGCGCGAGTCGCTCGCCTCAACGCCTGCATCGACATCGACGCTGCAGCAGCACGCCGCTCACTCCGTCACGCCTGCGTCGCCCCACCGCTCAGCCGCGATAGAACGTCGGGCGTTCGGCCATCGCGATCGGCTCGACCGCCCCGCTCTGCTGCGCGCGCACGCATGCGTCGGCCGCGACCGCCGCCGCATAGCCGTCCCACGCGGACGGGCCGGTCAGCGCCCCCTGCCGCACGCCGTCGATGAACGCCTGCAACTCGACGTCGTACGACGCGATGAAGCGCTCCTTCCAGTCGGTCATGATCTCGACCGACCGCCGCGCCGCGTGCTTGAGCCCGACCGCGGGCGGATCGGGCAGCTTCGCGATGCCGTTCTCGCCGACCACCTCGCACTGGATGTCGTAGCCGTACTGGCAGTTCACGAAGATCTCGACGTCGATCCGCACGCCGCTCGCGGTTTCGAGCAGCACGATCTGCGGATCGGCGAGATGCGCGCTCGCATGGCGCGTCTTCTTCGGGTAGACGACCTGCGCGCTCGTGTAGTCCTCGCCGAGCAGCCAGCGCAGCACGTCGAGTTCGTGGATCAGCGTGTCGGTGATCGCCATGTCGGTCGTATAGCGCTCGCCGACCGACTGGTTGCGGTGCGCGCAATGCAGCATCAGCGGCGCGCCGATCTCGCCGCCGTCGATCACGCGCTTCAGCGCGCGATAGCCTTCGTCGTACGGACGCATGAAGCCGACCTGCACGAGCCGCTTGCCGTGCGCGACCTCGGCTTCGACGATGCGCATGCAGCCTTCGGCCGTCACCGCGAGCGGCTTCTCGCAGAACACCGGCTTGCCGTGTGCGATCGCGTCGAGCACGAACGCTTCGTGCGTCGGCCCCCACGACGTGACGAGCACGCCCTGCACGTCGGCGGCCGCGACCACTTCGTGGCCGTCGCCGTAGATTTCCGCGTCGAGCCCGTACTTCGTCACCGCGTCGCGCGCCTGCTGCGGATCGATGTCGTTGACGGCCACCACGCGTGCGCCGGACAGCGTGCGCGTAAGCCTGCGGATATGGTCCTGGCCGATCGCGCCGCAGCCGATCACGCCGATTTGCAAGGTCATCCTGTTATCTCCGGTCTATCGTTGTTCAACGGCGCGACCCATGCCGCGCCGGTTCGATCGTCGATCTGCGCGCCGCGCCGAAGCCGTTGCGCGGCGCGCCGCACGCATGCGGCCTCGCATGCCGCCGTTCAGCGGCGCGACTTCTTGTTGCGATACTGGTCGGCGATCACGGCCGCGACGATGATCGCGCCCTTGACCATCTCCTGGTAATACGCATCGATGCGGATGAACGTGAAGCCCGACGTCATCACGCCGAGAATCAGCACGCCGATCACGGTGCCCGTCACGCGGCCGAGGCCGCCCGACAGCGAGGTGCCGCCGATCACGACCGCCGCGATCGCGTCGAGCTCGTACATCACGCCCATGCCCGACTGTCCCGAGATCGCGCGCGCGGCCGTCACGGTGCCCGCGATGCCGCTCAGCAGGCCCGCGATCGCATACACGAAGATCAGGTGACGCGTCACGTTGATACCCGACACGACGGCCGCATGGCGGTTCGCGCCGATCGCGTACGTGTACTTGCCGAAGCGCGTGTAGCGCAGCACGACGTGGAAGATCGCGGCGACCGCGACGAAGATGATCACCGGATTCGCGCCCGCGCCGATCGCCGCGAACGGGTCGGTCAGCATCGACACCGGCATGCCGTTGGTGAACCACTTCGCGAAGCCGCGCGCGGCCACCATCGTGCCGAGCGTCGCGATGAACGGCGGAATGCCGGTCAGCGCGATCAGCGAGCCGTTCAGCAAGCCGACCAGCAGCCCGACGCACACGCCGGCCAGCACCGGCCAGATCACCAGCAGGTCGGTGAGGTGCGGAAACACCGCGCGCGGGAAGTCGGACACCTGCGCGAGACTGGCCGACACGACGGCCGCGGCGGCGACGACCGACCCCGACGACAAGTCGATCCCGCTGGTGATGATCACGAGGTTCACGCCGACCGCGATGATGCCGATCACCGCCATCTGCAGCACGATGATCTCGAGCCGCTCCGCGTTGAACAGGAAGCTCTGGCCGACGACGATCCAGCCGATCACCTCGAAGAACAGGCTGATGCCCACCAGCACGAGAAAGATGCTCAGCTCGGGCGGCCACTTCGCGTGCCGTGTCTTGATCGTGATGGCCTGCGCGTCCGCGGCCGGATTCAGGTTGCCCATTTCAGTTGTCTCCATGCTTGTTTCGGCTCAGCGCGAGGCCAGATCCATGATGCGGACCTGGTCGGCGTCCTTGCGTTCGACGATGCCGGTCATGCGCCCTTCGTGCATCACCATGATGCGGTCGCTCATGCCGAGCACTTCGGGCATCTCCGACGAGATCATCAGCACCGCGACGCCCTTGCCCGCGAGCGCGCTGACGAGGCGGTGGATCTCGGCCTTCGCGCCGACGTCGATGCCGCGCGTCGGCTCGTCGAGGATCAGGATGCGCGGCTGGGTCAGCAGCCAGCGGCCGATCAGCACCTTCTGCTGGTTGCCGCCCGACAGGTTCTGGATTTCCTCGTGCAGCCCGGGCGACTTCACGCGCAGCATCCGGCTCATTTCCTCGCAGTCGCGCTTCAGCTGCGCCTGCCGCACGAAATTGAACTTCACGTAGCGGTTGTGCAGCACGGCCGCTTCCATGTTCGCGAGCAGGTCGAGATTCAGGAAGCAGCCGCTGTCCTTGCGGTCCTCGGTGAGGAACGCCATCCCGTGCTTCATCGCCTGCGCGGGCGTGGCGATCCGCACCGGCTTGCCGTCGATCAGGATCTCGCCCGACGTCGCCGGCACGACGCCGAACAGCGCCTCCGCGACGTTCGAACGGCCCGAGCCGACGAGGCCCGCGACGCCGAGAATCTCGCCCGCGCGCAGCTCGAAGCTGACGTCTCGGAACACGCCGTCGACGCCGAGGTTGCGCACCGACAGCACGACGTCGCCGATCGGCACTTCCTCCTTCGGGAACATCTGCGTGATCTCGCGCCCGACCATCATCCGGATGATGTCGTCGCGCGTGACGTCGGTCGACGCGTGCGTGCCGATGTACTTGCCGTCGCGGAACACCGAGAACTCGTCGGCGATCTCGAACAGCTCGTTCATCTTGTGGGTGATGTAGACGATGCCCTTGCCCTGCTCGCGCAGCTGGCGAATGATCCGGAACAGGTGGACGACTTCCTTCTCGGTCAGCGCCGAGGTCGGCTCGTCCATGATCAGCACGTCGGAATCGAACGACACGGCCTTGGCGATCTCGACCATCTGGCGGCTCGCGACCGTCAGCGTGCGCACGTCGGCCTGCGGGTCGATGTCGATCGACAGCCGCTCGAACAGCGCGGCGGTGCGGCGGCGCAGTTCCGCGTGATCGATCAGGCCGAAGCGGTTCTTCGGTTCGCGGCGAATCCAGATGTTTTCCGCGACCGTCATGTACGGCATCAGGTTCAGTTCCTGATGGATCATCGCGATGCCGCGATCGAGCGCGTCGAGCGGGCCGTTCAGCACGACCGGCTCGCCGTTGATCAGGATCTCGCCCTGATCGGGCGTGTAGACGCCGGCGATGATCTTCATCAGCGTCGATTTGCCGGCGCCGTTCTCGCCCATCAGCGCATGGACGGTGCCGCGGCGCACGCGGAACTGCACGCCGTCGAGCGCGACGACGCCGGGAAAGGACTTGCCGACGCCGCGCACCTCGAGCAGGCAGTCGGAAGCGGCGGGCGCACCGGCGGAAGCGGCCGGCGCATGCTCGCCGGCCGTCGGGCGCGCCATCCTGGCTGTAAACATGGACGTTCCTCGAAAGTCGCGGGCGAGCCCGGGCACACCGGGCTCGCGCCGTTCAGCGGATCGCCGGTCAGTGCTTGGCGTACTGGTTCATGTTCTCGGGCGTGACGAGCTCGAACGGCACGTTCACATAGCGCTCGACGTTCTGCTTCTTCGCGAGCTTGAGCGCGGTCGCGACGGCCTGCGCGCCCTGCCCGGCCGCGTTCTGGTAGACGGACACCTTCAGCTCGCCGCTCTTCATCGCCGCAAGGCCGTCCGGCGTCGCGTCGATGCCCGCGACGACCGTCTTCGGCGTCAGCTTGCGCGCGGCCTTCAGCGCGTTGATCGCGCCGATCGCCATTTCGTCGTTGTTGGACACGATCGCATCGAACTTCATCCCGGAGCTCAGCCAGTTCATCGTGATGTCCTGGCCCTGCGTGCGGCTCCACTTGCCCTCGCGCTTGTCGACGATCTTCATGCCCGCGCATTCCTTGGTCGCGATCACGTCCTCGATGTCCTTGGTGCGGGCGCGCGCCGATTCGTTGGACAGCTCGCCCATCAGCACGAGGATGTCGCCCTTGCCGCCGAGCAGCTTGCACACCTGGCGCGCCTGCAGCGTGCCCGACTGCTTCTCGTCGGACGCGACCACCGCGACGCCGGCCGGCAGCTTGTCGAAATCGACCGGCTTGCGGTTCACGTAGACGAGCGGGATCTTCGCCGCGGTCACCATCTTGGTGATCTTCGGCGTCGCGTCGGTGTCGACCGTGTTCACGATGATCGCGTCGACCTTCTGCGCGATCATGTTCTGGACCTGGCTCAACTGCTTGCCGACATCGTTGCCGCCATCCTCGATCTGCACGGTCGCGCCGTCCTTCGTCGCGGCATCGGCGATGCTGTTGCGCAGGATCGTCAGGAACGTGTCGTCGAACGACGCCATGGTCACGCCGATCTTCTCGGCATGCGCGAGCGGCATGGCCAGGATCGCGGCGGCCGCGGCGGCCATCAGCTTGGTCTTCATGATCAATCTGTCTCCTCATCTCCGGGGGGGCGGAAAACGGCGCGTTGCGCACCGCCGGCGCCGAGTCCGATACGGACTGAAGCATCCGGATGAAACTGTAGAACACTTCGTCGACAATTTGGAAATTTATTTCTACGTGATTTCACCTAGGGAACTGTATTTCCAAAAAGTCTAGACTGCGTCCGTAGCCCGATTCCTTGCGGCAGGCGGCCTCGTGTCGTGCAGTACAGGCGCCCGCCCCGCCCCAGGACCGGTCCCCCAATCTGCCGGCATGGCCGAACGCCGGCCGCGATCGTGAACGTGATATGAGCCCGTTGAACTTTCCGAGTGACCGCCCCATCGATCTCGCCTGCCTCGGCCGCGTCGCCGTGGATCTTTACGCGCAGCAGTACGGCAGCCGCCTGGAGGACGCGCGCAGCTTCCAGATGTATCTCGGCGGCTCGTCGGGCAACGTCGCGTTCGGCGTCGCCCGGCTCGGGCTGAAGACCGCGATGATCTCGCGCGTCGGCGACGAGCAGATGGGCCGCTTCGTGCGCGAGACGCTCGAGCGCGAAGGCTGCGACACGAGCCAGCTGCAGACCGACCCCGAACGCCTGACCGCGCTGGTGCTGCTCGGGCTGAAGGATCGCGACACGTTCCCGCTGCTGTTCGTGCGCGAGAACTGCGCGGACATGGCCGTGCGCGCCGACGAGATCCGCGAGGACTTCATCGCGGGTTGCCGCGCGCTCGCGATCACCGGCACGCATCTGTCCACGCCGGGCACGCGCGAAGCGTCGCTGGCCGCGCTCGGCTATGCGCGCCGCCACGGCGTCGTGCGCGTCCTCGACATCGACTACCGGCCCGTGCTGTGGGGGCTGACCGC harbors:
- a CDS encoding MurR/RpiR family transcriptional regulator, with amino-acid sequence MSSSEKPPATVEQFLQRLTHEYDGLSNRLKVIARHVETHRDQLGLEGIQSLAEECGVQPSAVVRFAKHFGFSGFSEMQRLFREGLAQQIAPGRAYSLRLRDVIESGSSSLQPEQIADEFIKGSIAGMQQLRQTLDPQALAQAVDLLADTQAIWIAGSRRAFPIAVYLDYALQHTDKRIGLFSALGSMHLGQIRSVRKGDVMIVISFMPYAEETVQVAQQAVQRGARLIAITDSRMSPIARDAEVTLMVEESATFGFRALTATMGLAQSLFVALAYRLELSYLPTADGAHGTKAG
- a CDS encoding sugar ABC transporter ATP-binding protein; the encoded protein is MFTARMARPTAGEHAPAASAGAPAASDCLLEVRGVGKSFPGVVALDGVQFRVRRGTVHALMGENGAGKSTLMKIIAGVYTPDQGEILINGEPVVLNGPLDALDRGIAMIHQELNLMPYMTVAENIWIRREPKNRFGLIDHAELRRRTAALFERLSIDIDPQADVRTLTVASRQMVEIAKAVSFDSDVLIMDEPTSALTEKEVVHLFRIIRQLREQGKGIVYITHKMNELFEIADEFSVFRDGKYIGTHASTDVTRDDIIRMMVGREITQMFPKEEVPIGDVVLSVRNLGVDGVFRDVSFELRAGEILGVAGLVGSGRSNVAEALFGVVPATSGEILIDGKPVRIATPAQAMKHGMAFLTEDRKDSGCFLNLDLLANMEAAVLHNRYVKFNFVRQAQLKRDCEEMSRMLRVKSPGLHEEIQNLSGGNQQKVLIGRWLLTQPRILILDEPTRGIDVGAKAEIHRLVSALAGKGVAVLMISSEMPEVLGMSDRIMVMHEGRMTGIVERKDADQVRIMDLASR
- a CDS encoding ABC transporter permease, whose protein sequence is MGNLNPAADAQAITIKTRHAKWPPELSIFLVLVGISLFFEVIGWIVVGQSFLFNAERLEIIVLQMAVIGIIAVGVNLVIITSGIDLSSGSVVAAAAVVSASLAQVSDFPRAVFPHLTDLLVIWPVLAGVCVGLLVGLLNGSLIALTGIPPFIATLGTMVAARGFAKWFTNGMPVSMLTDPFAAIGAGANPVIIFVAVAAIFHVVLRYTRFGKYTYAIGANRHAAVVSGINVTRHLIFVYAIAGLLSGIAGTVTAARAISGQSGMGVMYELDAIAAVVIGGTSLSGGLGRVTGTVIGVLILGVMTSGFTFIRIDAYYQEMVKGAIIVAAVIADQYRNKKSRR
- a CDS encoding Gfo/Idh/MocA family protein, which produces MIDGQILLGHSIRWGMVGGGLGSQIGYSHRSAALRDGSFQLVAGAFDIDAERGRQFGVKLGVDADRCYPDYRTMFDAEAKRADGIRAVSIATPNNTHFEICRAALNAGLHVVCEKPLCFTTEEAEALQRLSVEKNRIVGVAYGYSGHQMIEQAREMIARGDLGEIRIVQMQFAHGFHSEGVEAASAAARWRVDPKFAGPSYVLGDIGTHPLYISEVMAPELKIKRLMCSRQSFVKSRAPLEDNAFTIMEYDTGAIGYVWSSAVNAGSMHGQKVRVIGSKASVEWWDEHPNQLRYEIQGQPAQVLDRGMPYLHPNATREDRIGAGHPEGLFEAWSNLYARFALAMDAADRGDTAALKRIRFPDVHAGAEGVRWVEHCVRSADAGGVWVDYR
- a CDS encoding Gfo/Idh/MocA family protein, with the protein product MTLQIGVIGCGAIGQDHIRRLTRTLSGARVVAVNDIDPQQARDAVTKYGLDAEIYGDGHEVVAAADVQGVLVTSWGPTHEAFVLDAIAHGKPVFCEKPLAVTAEGCMRIVEAEVAHGKRLVQVGFMRPYDEGYRALKRVIDGGEIGAPLMLHCAHRNQSVGERYTTDMAITDTLIHELDVLRWLLGEDYTSAQVVYPKKTRHASAHLADPQIVLLETASGVRIDVEIFVNCQYGYDIQCEVVGENGIAKLPDPPAVGLKHAARRSVEIMTDWKERFIASYDVELQAFIDGVRQGALTGPSAWDGYAAAVAADACVRAQQSGAVEPIAMAERPTFYRG
- a CDS encoding CoA-acylating methylmalonate-semialdehyde dehydrogenase; the protein is MNPVPAYTSDADVGHYVDGAPAAGRSGRFQDVLNPALGRAVRRVALADGSEVAQAVASAHAAFPAWAATPPIRRARVLHRFLQLMNEHRDTLAAIITAEHGKVFSDAQGEVARGIDIVEFACGIPQLLKGDYTDQVSTGIDNWTMRQPLGVVAGITPFNFPCMVPCWMFPVAIATGNTFVLKPSERDPSAALFIADLLTQAGLPAGVFNVVQGDKGAVDALLDHPDVQAVSFVGSTPIAAYVQQRAVQTAKRVQALGGAKNHLVVMPDANLEQAVDALIGAAYGSAGERCMAISVAVLVGDVADRIVPAIAERARKLVIGDGMSPEVEMGPIVTGDALKRIEGYIEQGVNEGAQLVVDGRGLSVPGREQGFFTGGTLFDHVTPDMRIYKEEIFGPVLGCVRVKDFAEAVALINAHEFGNGVSRFTSDGGIAREFARRIQVGMVGINVPIPVPMAWHGFGGWKKSLFGDMHAYGEEGVRFYTRQKSVMQRWSSSIGKGAEFAMPTAK
- a CDS encoding sugar ABC transporter substrate-binding protein, with amino-acid sequence MKTKLMAAAAAAILAMPLAHAEKIGVTMASFDDTFLTILRNSIADAATKDGATVQIEDGGNDVGKQLSQVQNMIAQKVDAIIVNTVDTDATPKITKMVTAAKIPLVYVNRKPVDFDKLPAGVAVVASDEKQSGTLQARQVCKLLGGKGDILVLMGELSNESARARTKDIEDVIATKECAGMKIVDKREGKWSRTQGQDITMNWLSSGMKFDAIVSNNDEMAIGAINALKAARKLTPKTVVAGIDATPDGLAAMKSGELKVSVYQNAAGQGAQAVATALKLAKKQNVERYVNVPFELVTPENMNQYAKH